A genomic region of Papaver somniferum cultivar HN1 chromosome 7, ASM357369v1, whole genome shotgun sequence contains the following coding sequences:
- the LOC113296069 gene encoding uncharacterized protein LOC113296069: protein MLDMRDEVSLLSQLQIIWVPYHQNFSTNYVPAGVLSLQLFHSPSTAHVVVGINVYTSLCTTSYRVVILIKYTHWIYDRGKLFASQGYFSFPATYECCVITITFGITVFLVSKWTTAYTYDSYESVYRADVVLTEVDVAILQMLLTVIHIPLVLIFGKSSQWELSFCLMIFWSAGNRPHKVFVGVYFTLTTLVSSYCTAAGNGFIQRLKIASSAAELVRSKFCTYTLMFALSRSCLGFFSTSLSPCCSLPILEFYSHYILPQNGVQTMGTSWNCKMDSSLEVQMVSACLV from the exons ATGCTTGATATGAGGGACGAAGTTTCTCTTCTTTCACAGCTGCAGATAATTTGGGTCCCTTACCATCAAAATTTTAGCACCAATTATGTACCAGCTGGAGTGTTATCTTTACAACTGTTTCATTCTCCAAGTACAGCTCATGTTGTTGTTGGAATTAATGTTTATACTTCTCTGTGTACAACGAGTTACCGAGTAGTAATTCTCATTAAGTATACACACTGGATATATGATAGAGGTAAGTTGTTCGCTAGTCAAGGGTATTTTTCTTTTCCTGCTACTTATGAATGTTGTGTGATTACAATTACTTTTGGGATCACTGTGTTTCTTGTCTCGAAATGGACGACTGCCTACACTTATGATTCTTATGAATCTGTTTATCGAGCGGATGTTGTTCTAACAGAAGTTGACGTAGCAATATTACAGATGCTACTTACAGTGATTCACATTCCATTGGTGTTGATATTTGGGAAGTCCTCGCAATGGGAATTAAGTTTTTGTCTTATGATCTTCTGGAGTGCAGGGAATAGACCTCATAAGGTGTTTGTTGGAGTTTACTTCACTCTTACGACGCTTGTGAGCTCCTACTGTACCGCAGCTGGCAATGGATTTATACAAAGGCTGAAGATTGCAAGTTCAGCAGCTGAACTTGTTCGATCTAAATTTTGTACTTATACATTGATGTTTGCACTTTCAAGAAGTTGCCTTGGATTCTTCAGCACAAGTCTCTCCCCGTGCTGTTCATTGCCTATTCTTGAATTCTATAGTCACTATATTCTCCCACAAAACGGTGTCCAG ACCATGGGTACCAGCTGGAATTGTAAAATGGATTCATCTTTGGAAGTTCAAATGGTTTCCGCCTGCCTTGTGTAG
- the LOC113296070 gene encoding uncharacterized protein LOC113296070 — MGRVFDRGKESDSIQGFYNHVGESIVDMLGLLFAKLPENEAWNLQGVGTDFLVQLKRGKVFDRGKRTELIMEYSYLAGKYRICDIVASHSFIFLVCLNLMDGYHKMFIHELALDDSLELGYIPPFFLAANEADASTDVASFKFKEIDEAVVIDFDRNNHIDMGEVCFSVPSDYCRVLFDRGKDSQHITRFSFIGDFDYFSTGMNLHSEEVATPAIVDFLKLNQATIGNEIDSDSEYCFNKFEEICKHFCVLEEIFHSLQLITM; from the coding sequence ATGGGTAGAGTTTTTGACCGTGGAAAAGAATCAGATAGTATTCAAGGGTTTTATAATCATGTTGGTGAATCAATTGTGGATATGTTAGGCCTCTTGTTTGCTAAACTGCCTGAGAATGAAGCTTGGAATTTACAGGGTGTTGGAACTGATTTCCTAGTGCAGCTCAAAAGAGGTAAAGTTTTTGATCGTGGAAAAAGAACTGAACTCATTATGGAGTACTCATATCTTGCTGGTAAATATAGAATATGTGATATAGTTGCTTCTCATTCGTTTATATTCCTTGTGTGTTTAAATTTAATGGATGGATACCACAAAATGTTCATTCATGAGTTAGCTCTTGACGATTCTCTCGAATTGGGGTATATTCCTCCATTTTTCCTTGCTGCAAACGAAGCTGATGCTTCCACTGATGTTGCGAGTTTCAAATTTAAAGAAATCGATGAGGCTGTCGTGATTGATTTTGATAGGAATAATCACATCGACATGGGTGAAGTTTGTTTTTCTGTTCCATCTGATTATTGTCGAGTTTTATTTGATCGTGGAAAGGATTCCCAACATATTACGAGGTTTTCTTTTATTGGTGATTTTGATTATTTTAGTACTGGTATGAACTTACATTCTGAAGAAGTTGCAACACCAGCAATAGTTGACTTCCTCAAGCTAAATCAAGCCACAATTGGCAACGAAATTGATTCTGACAGCGAGTATTGCTTCAACAAGTTTGAAGAGATTTGCAAACATTTTTGCGTACTCGAGGAAATTTTTCATTCTCTACAGCTAATTACTATGTGA